The Salvia splendens isolate huo1 chromosome 21, SspV2, whole genome shotgun sequence genome includes a window with the following:
- the LOC121784107 gene encoding uncharacterized protein LOC121784107: protein MEQKQGSKNDEISNLGARTKANRRGISLGPAEILSAGRRGMSLGPSEIFGAAKSRQMVINTTSLQSRRQSCLFKLQGIDEERVESCSLSPKSRKFAEKLRQAVTTIGSRKAVKKEESVLSSVQPKKLFRDGEKSVPNKKASRPGRVVASRYNQGASQASAMRKISLPESDGDAGKRVEKTRSFSVGKTRANEGEGRVKKRWEIPSEIIVHSSVGGEGEGEGEKSPGCVVAAPGLLPRLRIARCNRSPRDSGPAKKVAQLVGRKSYFSIDEGVDVENSVSSSEL, encoded by the coding sequence ATGGAGCAGAAACAGGGCAGCAAGAATGATGAGATTTCGAATTTGGGCGCTAGAACAAAGGCTAACAGAAGAGGGATTAGTTTAGGGCCAGCAGAAATCCTTTCTGCAGGGCGTAGAGGGATGAGTTTGGGGCCTTCGGAGATTTTCGGGGCGGCGAAATCGAGGCAGATGGTGATCAACACCACCTCTCTGCAGAGTAGGAGGCAATCTTGCTTGTTTAAGTTGCAGGGGATTGATGAGGAGAGGGTGGAGAGCTGCAGTTTGAGCCCGAAATCGAGGAAATTTGCTGAGAAATTGAGGCAAGCCGTGACCACCATTGGTTCAAGAAAGGCTGTGAAGAAGGAAGAATCTGTTTTAAGCTCAGTCCAGCCAAAGAAGCTGTTTAGGGATGGCGAGAAATCAGTTCCAAACAAGAAGGCGTCTAGGCCGGGGAGGGTGGTGGCGAGTAGGTATAATCAGGGCGCGTCTCAGGCTTCGGCGATGAGGAAGATATCGTTGCCGGAGAGTGATGGTGATGCAGGGAAAAGGGTTGAGAAGACGCGGTCTTTTTCCGTGGGGAAGACGAGGGCTAATGAAGGCGAGGGCCGGGTGAAGAAAAGGTGGGAGATTCCTAGTGAGATTATAGTTCATAGCAGTGTggggggagagggagagggagagggggaGAAGTCTCCTGGATGTGTTGTGGCAGCGCCTGGCCTTCTTCCGAGGCTGAGGATCGCTCGCTGCAACAGGAGTCCACGTGACTCGGGGCCTGCCAAGAAGGTTGCACAACTAGTTGGGAGGAAGTCATACTTTTCTATTGATGAGGGAGTGGACGTGGAGAATTCTGTGTCAAGCTCTGAGctatga